The proteins below come from a single Chryseobacterium sp. MA9 genomic window:
- a CDS encoding acyl-CoA dehydrogenase family protein, whose product MSYYPLTSIPDYYGIDALLTEEHKLIRQSVRDWVESFVMPQIDHAAQNHTDIPNLMRELGKIGALGPYIPVEYGGSGLDQISYGLIMQELERGDSAVRSAASVQSSLVMFPINEFGSEEQKMKYLPKLAAGEMIGSFGLTEPNHGSDPGSMETYFKDMGDHYLLNGAKMWITNSPLCDIAVVWAKNEEGKVQGLIVERGMEGFTTPETHNKWSLRASKTGELVFNNVKVPKENLLPGVTGLKGPLSCLNSARYGISWGVIGAAIDCHCTAVQYSKERRQFGKPIGSYQLQQKKLAEFLTEITKAQLLCLQLGNLKNAHKATPAQISMAKRNNVNMAIEIARESRQILGGMGIMGEFPMMRHAANLESVITYEGTHDVHLLITGLDITGINAF is encoded by the coding sequence ATGTCATATTATCCTCTTACAAGCATCCCTGATTATTATGGAATTGATGCTTTACTTACTGAAGAACACAAACTAATCCGCCAATCTGTAAGAGACTGGGTTGAAAGTTTTGTAATGCCGCAGATTGATCATGCCGCTCAGAATCATACAGATATACCTAATCTTATGAGAGAATTGGGGAAAATCGGAGCACTGGGACCTTATATCCCGGTTGAGTATGGCGGTTCAGGATTAGACCAGATTTCTTATGGTCTTATTATGCAGGAGTTGGAAAGAGGAGATTCTGCAGTACGTTCTGCAGCTTCGGTTCAGAGCTCTTTGGTGATGTTTCCTATCAATGAATTCGGTTCTGAAGAACAGAAAATGAAATATCTTCCTAAGCTTGCTGCCGGAGAAATGATCGGATCTTTTGGATTGACAGAGCCTAATCACGGTTCAGACCCGGGTTCTATGGAAACGTATTTTAAAGATATGGGAGATCATTATCTTTTGAATGGGGCTAAAATGTGGATTACAAACTCTCCTCTATGCGACATCGCTGTGGTATGGGCCAAAAATGAGGAAGGAAAAGTACAGGGATTGATTGTTGAAAGAGGAATGGAAGGCTTCACTACTCCTGAAACTCATAATAAATGGAGCTTAAGAGCTTCAAAAACCGGAGAATTGGTATTCAATAACGTAAAAGTTCCGAAAGAAAACCTTCTTCCGGGGGTAACAGGACTGAAAGGACCTTTATCTTGTCTGAACTCAGCCAGATATGGAATTTCATGGGGAGTAATCGGTGCTGCCATTGACTGCCACTGCACTGCTGTTCAATACTCCAAGGAAAGAAGACAGTTTGGAAAACCAATCGGTTCTTACCAGCTTCAACAAAAAAAACTGGCTGAATTCTTAACGGAGATTACAAAAGCCCAGTTATTATGCCTTCAGCTGGGAAATCTTAAAAATGCCCACAAAGCAACTCCGGCTCAGATTTCTATGGCTAAGCGTAACAACGTAAATATGGCTATTGAAATTGCCAGAGAATCAAGACAGATCCTTGGTGGTATGGGAATCATGGGTGAATTCCCAATGATGAGACATGCTGCTAACCTGGAGTCTGTAATCACTTATGAAGGAACACATGACGTTCATTTGTTAATCACTGGTTTAGATATAACAGGAATTAACGCTTTCTAA
- a CDS encoding NUDIX domain-containing protein: MKIKDTKSKETLRELIDTKDFVAHISVDCTIFGFHNNILKVLLLKYHDLDLWSLPGGFVFNDEDLREAAARVLFERTHLKDIFLKQFHTFGRIDRTENNVHQILLNNKGIQVPEDHWIFQRFITVGYCSLIDFSMANTFPDAFNESCEWFEVSNLPKMAFDHDRIIETGLEYLRMNINTEVAASNLLPEKFTMKDLQSLYETILGQKFRRNNFQRKILSLNILDRLEKLYDGSANKAPYLYKFKSKVHNSTNQYPISNDEEA; this comes from the coding sequence ATGAAAATCAAAGACACAAAAAGTAAAGAAACACTGCGGGAACTTATCGATACCAAAGATTTTGTTGCCCATATATCTGTTGACTGTACTATATTCGGCTTTCATAATAATATTTTGAAAGTCCTGCTTTTAAAGTATCACGATCTTGATCTATGGTCACTTCCAGGTGGTTTTGTTTTCAATGATGAAGATTTAAGGGAAGCCGCAGCAAGGGTTTTATTCGAAAGAACACATCTTAAAGATATATTTCTGAAACAGTTTCACACGTTTGGAAGAATAGACCGTACAGAAAATAACGTTCATCAGATCCTTCTTAACAACAAAGGAATTCAGGTACCGGAAGATCACTGGATTTTTCAAAGATTCATTACGGTGGGTTATTGCAGCCTTATTGACTTTTCAATGGCCAATACTTTCCCTGATGCGTTCAATGAAAGCTGTGAATGGTTTGAGGTAAGCAATCTGCCCAAGATGGCTTTTGATCATGACAGAATCATAGAAACGGGTCTAGAATACCTGCGGATGAATATCAATACAGAGGTAGCAGCCAGCAATCTGCTTCCTGAAAAGTTTACGATGAAAGATCTTCAGTCTCTTTATGAAACCATTTTAGGCCAAAAATTCAGAAGAAATAATTTCCAGCGTAAAATTTTAAGCTTAAATATTCTTGACAGGCTGGAAAAACTGTATGATGGCTCAGCCAATAAAGCGCCCTATCTGTATAAATTTAAAAGCAAGGTTCACAATTCTACCAATCAGTATCCTATATCCAATGATGAGGAGGCTTAA
- a CDS encoding sugar MFS transporter → MIIKLSKISIPLKLTFLIFSMVLNCMGLIILQLSEEKITYGELGFLESFKDLPIAFISLFAVSFINKTGTKKALISALVIVGFCSCLLPFIEVFWFFKLWFAIIGACFAIGKICVFGIIRNNISDEKSLAKTMNSVEASFMIGIFVVNTCFGWVVSSEYSEYWKFCFLLIAFLSALTIFLLSKITISEAKPLENKSVFSELSGFVTPSITLFLGVIFFIVFVEQGFNSWLPSFYKNHLKVNSFFALQATSFLAVFSYVGRTVTANIIRRFSLPGYYLSCMAFIISLLAIIVGVQYFDSADSKVILFLFPVIGLFLSPLYPVINSKMIAQMDKEKVNLFTSLIVIFSSLGSSVSSIIMAVLFEKQLLNFYPLYILSFVILLFVTSLVFFNVSKRK, encoded by the coding sequence ATGATCATCAAGCTTTCTAAAATTTCTATTCCGTTAAAACTTACCTTTCTTATTTTTTCAATGGTTTTGAACTGTATGGGATTGATCATTCTGCAGTTGTCTGAAGAGAAAATTACTTACGGAGAATTGGGTTTTTTAGAATCATTTAAAGACCTGCCCATCGCTTTTATTTCTCTTTTTGCAGTAAGCTTTATCAACAAAACGGGAACAAAAAAAGCATTAATTTCGGCTTTGGTAATTGTTGGCTTTTGTTCTTGCCTGCTGCCATTTATAGAGGTTTTCTGGTTTTTCAAATTATGGTTTGCTATTATTGGAGCCTGTTTTGCCATTGGTAAAATTTGCGTTTTTGGAATTATTAGGAACAACATTTCGGATGAAAAGTCGCTGGCAAAGACCATGAACAGTGTAGAAGCTTCTTTCATGATTGGAATCTTTGTAGTCAATACCTGTTTTGGATGGGTGGTATCAAGTGAATACTCTGAATATTGGAAATTTTGTTTTTTATTAATCGCTTTCTTATCTGCATTAACAATATTCCTGTTATCAAAAATTACAATTTCTGAGGCCAAACCTTTGGAAAATAAAAGTGTGTTCTCTGAACTTTCAGGGTTTGTAACTCCTTCTATAACATTGTTCCTTGGCGTTATATTTTTTATCGTTTTTGTAGAGCAGGGATTCAACTCATGGCTTCCCTCTTTTTATAAGAATCATCTGAAAGTCAATTCATTTTTTGCCCTTCAGGCAACATCTTTTCTGGCGGTATTTTCTTATGTAGGAAGAACAGTAACAGCCAATATTATCCGAAGATTTTCATTGCCAGGCTACTATCTTTCATGTATGGCTTTCATCATTTCTTTGTTGGCAATTATTGTAGGTGTACAGTATTTTGATTCAGCAGATTCAAAGGTAATTCTCTTCTTATTTCCGGTGATCGGTTTATTTTTGTCACCACTCTACCCTGTTATCAATTCAAAAATGATTGCACAGATGGATAAAGAAAAAGTAAACTTATTCACCTCTCTTATTGTTATATTTTCCTCACTGGGCAGCTCTGTAAGCTCGATTATCATGGCTGTTCTGTTTGAAAAACAGTTATTAAATTTTTATCCGTTATATATCTTATCTTTCGTAATTCTTCTTTTTGTGACTAGTTTGGTATTTTTTAACGTTTCAAAAAGAAAATAG
- a CDS encoding TonB-dependent receptor, translated as MNVRISRSVGVVAVLYFTANFSAQTTKVKDTIAKENKIDEVVVIGYGTQKKSNVTGAIASIKASDIENIPSGKPEQVLQGRAAGVSVVTNSGQPGAAATVRVRGITSFGAGSNSPLWVVDGIVVDNIGWLNQSDIESIEVLKDGASSAIYGVSAAKGVILVTTKKGKRGKLTLSYNGFYGFSNASKKLDLLDATQYAKIINEGFVNDGGTPRFTNPESFGKGTNWQDAIFGTGEKSSHEVSITGGNEKSTYYTSFGYFDQSGIVLSDISYYKRINARFNSTHKVTDYLTIGQTFAYTHVKSQGVSANEEFGGPLASAVNLDPTTPVVVTDWSMVDPSGYTNPYIIRDSEGRPYGISRYVNQEMTNPQAFRHIQQGNYSWSDDFVGNVFAELKFLDHFTFKTSLNGKKSYWGSRSFTPKYYLSPNYNNTSFNSLNKVDENKFEWSMENTLTYQNKFGDHNINIMIGQGVYRYNIAGGTSLTYSNLPIDNWQDASFNFNIPQDNITATGWDGIQTRKASYFGRIIYDYADKYLFTGTIRRDGSSKFATNQHWGTFPSMSLGWNVHKENFWPENKVINNLKLRGGYGVLGNDEMDNFRFASFMVSGSNYTNSGNNIIIGYAPSTLENPNLKWEQTSQLNIAADLKLFNNFTLTADWYKKKTTDILRQINIPGYVGVPNLPWSNVGDMQNTGLELELGYKKNWEDFGISVNGNFATIKNEVLRLEDDIKYFNLASFQTMGAVSRVAVGQPYGSFYGQTYSGVFQNQAQIDNYVNANGVKLLPDAKPGDFIWQDNNGDGKIDDEDKVNLGSSIPKYTFGLTVNLNYKNFDLMMFAQGQAGNKIFQGLRRLDMLDANYQTRILDRWTGEGSTNDNPRVTRNDPNHNYSWMSNYYLQKGDYVRLKIVQLGYTIPKDVTERFGMSKVRLYITGENLVTFTKYTGYDPEIAGRNNSEQDIIGVDRAYYPQARTFLIGANIQF; from the coding sequence ATGAATGTAAGAATATCACGAAGCGTAGGAGTAGTTGCCGTCCTCTATTTTACGGCCAACTTCAGTGCCCAGACCACCAAGGTGAAGGACACAATTGCTAAAGAAAACAAAATAGACGAAGTTGTAGTGATTGGTTATGGTACTCAGAAAAAGAGTAATGTGACAGGTGCTATAGCAAGTATTAAAGCCAGCGATATCGAAAATATACCATCTGGTAAACCGGAACAGGTATTACAGGGAAGGGCAGCTGGTGTTTCGGTAGTGACCAATTCTGGTCAACCTGGTGCTGCAGCTACAGTACGTGTAAGAGGTATTACCAGTTTTGGAGCTGGAAGTAACAGCCCGCTATGGGTAGTCGACGGTATTGTGGTGGACAATATCGGATGGCTTAACCAATCGGATATAGAAAGTATAGAAGTACTTAAAGACGGGGCTTCATCTGCAATCTACGGAGTCTCTGCAGCGAAAGGAGTAATTCTTGTGACAACAAAAAAAGGGAAAAGAGGAAAACTGACTCTTTCTTATAATGGGTTTTATGGTTTCTCAAATGCTTCCAAAAAACTGGACCTCCTGGATGCTACGCAATATGCTAAAATTATCAATGAAGGTTTTGTAAACGATGGAGGAACTCCTAGATTTACCAATCCTGAATCATTTGGAAAAGGAACCAACTGGCAGGATGCTATTTTCGGAACAGGTGAAAAATCATCTCATGAAGTAAGCATTACTGGAGGTAATGAAAAATCAACCTACTATACATCATTCGGATATTTTGATCAGAGTGGTATTGTATTGAGTGATATTTCTTATTATAAAAGAATCAATGCCAGATTTAACTCAACCCATAAAGTTACAGACTATCTGACAATAGGCCAAACCTTTGCTTATACCCATGTAAAATCTCAGGGAGTAAGTGCCAATGAAGAATTCGGAGGACCATTAGCTTCCGCAGTTAATCTGGATCCTACCACTCCGGTTGTTGTTACAGATTGGTCAATGGTTGACCCAAGCGGCTATACCAACCCTTATATCATCCGTGATTCTGAAGGCCGCCCATATGGAATTTCAAGATATGTAAATCAGGAAATGACCAATCCACAGGCTTTCCGTCATATACAACAAGGAAATTACAGCTGGTCTGACGATTTCGTAGGAAATGTTTTTGCCGAGCTTAAGTTTCTAGATCACTTTACATTTAAAACCAGCCTGAACGGTAAGAAATCCTATTGGGGAAGCCGTTCTTTTACCCCGAAATATTATTTAAGTCCAAACTATAACAATACCAGCTTCAACAGTCTGAATAAGGTGGATGAAAATAAATTTGAGTGGAGTATGGAAAATACTTTGACCTATCAGAATAAGTTTGGGGATCATAATATCAACATTATGATTGGGCAGGGAGTTTACCGATACAACATTGCTGGCGGGACTAGTTTGACCTATAGTAACCTACCTATTGATAACTGGCAGGATGCTTCTTTCAACTTTAATATTCCGCAGGATAATATTACTGCAACAGGATGGGATGGAATTCAGACCCGTAAAGCATCTTATTTTGGTAGAATCATTTATGATTATGCGGACAAATATTTATTCACCGGAACGATTCGTAGAGATGGTTCTTCAAAATTTGCGACCAATCAGCATTGGGGAACTTTCCCGTCTATGTCCCTGGGATGGAATGTTCATAAGGAAAACTTCTGGCCGGAGAACAAAGTAATTAATAACTTAAAACTAAGAGGAGGTTACGGTGTATTAGGAAATGATGAAATGGATAACTTCAGATTTGCAAGCTTCATGGTTTCAGGAAGTAACTATACTAACTCTGGAAATAATATCATCATTGGATATGCACCAAGTACATTGGAAAATCCAAACTTGAAATGGGAGCAGACCAGTCAGCTCAATATTGCCGCAGATTTAAAATTATTCAACAATTTCACTCTTACTGCCGACTGGTACAAAAAGAAAACAACAGATATCCTTAGACAGATCAATATTCCTGGCTATGTAGGAGTTCCGAATTTACCTTGGTCAAACGTAGGAGATATGCAGAATACCGGTCTGGAGCTTGAGTTGGGATATAAAAAGAACTGGGAAGATTTCGGAATTTCAGTTAATGGTAACTTTGCTACGATAAAGAATGAAGTTCTTAGATTGGAAGATGACATTAAATATTTTAATCTTGCTTCTTTCCAAACAATGGGAGCTGTTTCCAGAGTAGCAGTAGGACAGCCATATGGATCGTTCTACGGGCAAACATATAGTGGCGTTTTCCAAAATCAGGCACAAATTGATAACTATGTAAATGCAAATGGAGTAAAATTACTACCTGATGCAAAACCGGGAGACTTTATCTGGCAGGATAACAACGGAGATGGTAAAATTGATGATGAAGATAAAGTAAACTTAGGAAGCTCTATCCCGAAATATACTTTCGGACTTACAGTAAATCTTAATTATAAGAATTTTGATTTAATGATGTTCGCTCAAGGACAGGCTGGTAACAAGATCTTCCAGGGTCTGAGAAGATTGGATATGCTTGATGCTAACTATCAGACAAGAATCCTAGACAGATGGACAGGTGAAGGCTCTACCAACGATAATCCTAGAGTTACACGTAATGACCCTAACCATAACTATTCATGGATGTCAAATTATTATCTTCAGAAAGGTGATTATGTCCGTCTGAAAATTGTTCAGTTAGGCTATACCATTCCTAAGGACGTTACCGAACGTTTCGGAATGAGCAAAGTAAGACTGTACATCACAGGAGAGAACCTTGTTACTTTCACAAAATATACCGGTTACGACCCGGAAATTGCAGGAAGAAATAATTCCGAACAGGATATTATTGGTGTAGACAGAGCTTACTATCCACAGGCAAGAACATTCCTGATAGGTGCTAATATTCAATTTTAA
- a CDS encoding RagB/SusD family nutrient uptake outer membrane protein, producing the protein MKNKNFIYKGLAVAFLTGLSFTNMGCSDSYLDDVQNSGSFNTDLYFQNEQQSFSALVSVYDLLRKYSGGFENSVTFFNAGSDDFYSGGGNSNDGAGIQGLNNYMINPNTMPASYWRDYYQGIARANLLIERVPGANMGDDIKKRYIAEAKVLRSLYYFELLRMFGNIPLILKSVKFDDNYWNIPQANPSDVYTQIESDINAAIPDLMMVSSGNDKGRITQGTARAILGKIYLYDKKMPQAAAQFAEVNGTPGGTSQYGYKLVANYADLFKVGPELSDPYKFSTESILEVMHTNKGNSDWGFWGQGKDEGNSINVMVGPRSYSLKDIPNNNAPDIYSGWAFNTVTENFVTFMQGDPRLDVTVFNAKKLVADGKITYSPAFADTGYFLNKYLPTNALKSSLPGPAELNFRQNYIAIRLADTYLMEAEALGGAGARAQALLDAVRSRVGLASVPVSLQAIKDERRRELAGEGHRWFDLVRWGDAPSKLAFKGFKANKNEILPIPFNELPNTVLKQNPGY; encoded by the coding sequence ATGAAAAATAAGAATTTTATATATAAAGGACTTGCCGTTGCATTCCTGACAGGTCTGAGTTTTACCAATATGGGTTGTAGTGATTCCTATCTGGATGATGTACAGAATTCAGGATCTTTTAACACTGATTTGTATTTTCAGAATGAGCAGCAGTCTTTCAGTGCTTTGGTTTCAGTATATGATCTTTTGAGAAAATATTCAGGCGGTTTCGAGAATTCAGTTACTTTCTTTAATGCAGGGTCCGATGATTTTTATTCAGGAGGAGGAAACTCTAATGATGGAGCAGGAATTCAGGGGCTAAATAACTACATGATTAACCCGAATACAATGCCAGCCAGTTACTGGAGAGACTATTATCAGGGAATTGCACGTGCTAACCTTTTAATAGAAAGAGTTCCGGGTGCTAATATGGGTGATGATATTAAGAAAAGATATATCGCAGAAGCAAAAGTTCTTCGTTCATTATATTATTTCGAACTGTTAAGAATGTTTGGAAATATTCCTTTGATCCTTAAATCCGTAAAGTTTGATGATAATTATTGGAATATTCCACAGGCTAATCCCAGTGATGTTTATACTCAAATAGAAAGCGATATTAATGCTGCTATTCCAGATCTGATGATGGTGTCAAGTGGGAATGATAAAGGAAGAATCACACAGGGAACTGCAAGAGCTATTTTAGGTAAAATTTATCTTTATGATAAAAAAATGCCTCAGGCAGCAGCACAGTTTGCTGAGGTAAATGGTACTCCCGGAGGAACCAGCCAATATGGATATAAACTGGTAGCCAATTATGCAGACTTATTTAAAGTAGGTCCTGAATTATCGGATCCTTATAAATTTTCAACAGAATCTATCCTTGAAGTAATGCATACCAATAAAGGAAACTCCGATTGGGGATTCTGGGGGCAGGGTAAAGATGAAGGAAACTCTATCAACGTAATGGTAGGACCTCGTTCTTATTCACTAAAAGATATCCCAAATAATAATGCACCTGATATCTATTCAGGCTGGGCATTTAATACCGTAACAGAGAATTTTGTTACTTTCATGCAGGGAGATCCAAGACTGGATGTAACCGTTTTCAATGCAAAAAAACTGGTAGCAGATGGTAAAATTACTTACAGCCCAGCGTTTGCTGATACAGGATATTTCTTAAATAAATACTTACCTACGAATGCTTTAAAAAGTTCACTTCCAGGACCGGCAGAACTGAATTTCCGTCAGAATTATATTGCAATAAGATTAGCAGATACATATCTGATGGAAGCAGAAGCTTTAGGTGGAGCAGGAGCAAGAGCTCAGGCTTTATTAGATGCGGTAAGATCAAGGGTTGGATTAGCATCGGTTCCGGTTTCTTTACAGGCTATAAAAGATGAGAGAAGAAGAGAACTTGCAGGAGAAGGGCACAGATGGTTTGACCTTGTAAGATGGGGGGATGCACCTTCTAAGCTTGCCTTCAAAGGATTTAAAGCCAATAAAAATGAAATTCTTCCAATTCCGTTCAATGAATTGCCGAATACAGTTTTAAAACAAAATCCTGGATACTAA
- a CDS encoding glycoside hydrolase family 30 beta sandwich domain-containing protein — protein sequence MKFHNLYSFFRGAALLSGVALFSLSCTSLTSNKGNEVQYWLTKGDESVKLQQQTPVKFVNTSNSFQNIEIDDSQKFQYVDGFGYTLTGGSVEVINRLSPSKRKALLNELFGNAKNSISISYLRLSIGASDLDGEVFSYDDLPEGQTDPSLSNFSLAKDKALIAMLKEILTINPSIKIIAAPWSAPVWMKDNGKSKGGSLKPEFYGTYAQYFVKYIQGMKKEGIIIDAVTPQNEPLHPGNNPSLYMPSEQQGDFIKNHLGPVFKANGITTKIVVYDHNCNKPEYAIDILKDSEANKYIDGSAFHLYEGDISALSTVHDAFPNKNLYFTEQWTGSKGTFTEDLNWHTKNVIIGSMRNWSKIALEWNLANDPKFAPHTEGGCTECKGAITVSDSENFTRNVSYYIIAHASKFVPAGSQRIASTQTDKLSTAAFKTQFGKIVLIVQNDSPSDENFNIKFAGKTAAVTISGRSTATYIF from the coding sequence ATGAAGTTTCACAACTTATATAGTTTCTTTAGAGGTGCCGCACTACTTAGTGGTGTGGCCCTTTTTTCTTTGTCGTGTACATCACTTACTTCCAATAAAGGAAATGAAGTGCAGTACTGGCTTACAAAAGGTGATGAAAGCGTAAAATTACAGCAGCAGACTCCGGTTAAATTTGTAAATACTTCCAACAGCTTTCAGAATATTGAAATTGATGATTCTCAAAAGTTTCAATATGTTGATGGCTTTGGATATACATTAACAGGAGGAAGTGTTGAGGTAATCAACCGATTGTCGCCTTCCAAAAGAAAAGCACTGCTTAACGAACTTTTTGGAAATGCTAAAAATTCAATCTCCATCAGCTATTTAAGATTAAGCATAGGAGCTTCCGATCTTGATGGCGAAGTATTTTCATACGATGATCTGCCTGAAGGACAGACTGATCCCTCTCTTTCAAATTTCAGCCTGGCAAAAGATAAAGCATTGATTGCTATGCTGAAAGAAATTCTGACGATTAATCCTTCTATTAAAATCATTGCTGCACCGTGGTCAGCTCCGGTATGGATGAAAGACAACGGAAAATCAAAAGGAGGAAGTTTGAAACCCGAATTCTATGGAACATATGCCCAATATTTTGTAAAATATATCCAGGGAATGAAAAAGGAGGGTATTATCATTGATGCAGTAACCCCTCAGAATGAGCCTCTACATCCGGGAAATAACCCAAGCTTATATATGCCTTCTGAGCAACAGGGAGATTTTATTAAGAATCATCTTGGTCCGGTTTTTAAAGCTAACGGAATTACCACCAAAATTGTTGTTTATGATCATAATTGTAACAAACCTGAATATGCTATTGATATTTTAAAAGATTCTGAAGCCAACAAATATATAGACGGGTCCGCTTTTCATTTGTATGAAGGAGATATTTCTGCATTAAGTACGGTACATGATGCTTTTCCAAACAAAAATCTATACTTTACCGAACAATGGACCGGATCAAAAGGAACTTTTACTGAAGATCTGAACTGGCACACAAAAAATGTAATCATCGGTTCCATGAGAAACTGGAGCAAAATAGCTTTAGAATGGAATCTTGCCAACGATCCGAAATTTGCTCCACATACAGAAGGTGGGTGTACAGAATGTAAAGGAGCCATTACAGTTTCCGACAGCGAGAATTTCACAAGAAATGTTTCCTACTATATTATTGCCCATGCCTCAAAATTTGTTCCTGCAGGTTCTCAGCGTATTGCATCCACACAGACGGATAAGCTTTCAACTGCCGCTTTTAAGACTCAATTTGGGAAAATAGTTTTAATTGTGCAGAACGATAGCCCTTCAGATGAGAATTTTAATATTAAATTTGCCGGGAAAACCGCTGCTGTAACAATTTCAGGACGTTCTACAGCAACCTATATTTTTTAA